A window of Puniceicoccales bacterium contains these coding sequences:
- the accB gene encoding acetyl-CoA carboxylase biotin carboxyl carrier protein — protein MDTNEIQELVKLMESSKLSEIEIQKGDTRIRLKKGHYTDTRDRFATMEQLPKAPKEQANLRYSDADVMADKKNLHIIKSPMVGTFYNSPSPDSSPFVGIGSHVERESVLCILEAMKIMNEIQSDVSGVIQEIFVSNGQAVEFGQPLFAIELN, from the coding sequence TTGGACACAAACGAGATACAGGAACTAGTAAAATTAATGGAAAGTTCCAAGCTTTCCGAAATAGAAATCCAGAAGGGTGATACGAGAATTAGGCTAAAAAAAGGGCATTATACAGACACCAGGGATCGCTTTGCGACAATGGAGCAGTTGCCCAAAGCACCAAAGGAACAGGCCAATCTTCGGTATTCAGATGCCGATGTCATGGCGGACAAAAAAAATCTACATATTATAAAATCTCCCATGGTGGGAACTTTTTATAATTCACCGTCGCCAGACAGTTCTCCCTTTGTTGGCATAGGTTCTCATGTGGAAAGGGAATCGGTTTTATGCATTCTTGAAGCCATGAAAATTATGAATGAGATCCAATCGGATGTTTCCGGTGTTATCCAGGAGATTTTTGTAAGCAATGGCCAGGCTGTTGAGTTTGGACAGCCATTATTTGCCATTGAGCTTAATTAG